The following nucleotide sequence is from Candidatus Micropelagos thuwalensis.
AGCAGCGCCACCGTCCCCGCCAAAGCCACCAAGAATAACGGAAATGAACGATCTGTTCATACCTTTACACATAATATACGAGAGAATTGCACCCGAAGAGCCGACAAGGGAGCCCGTGATAATCAGCGCCATATTGTTCAAGGTAAAGCCGATACCAGCAGCCGCCCAGCCTGAATATGAGTTCAGCATAGATACAACAACCGGCATATCAGCCCCGCCAATAGGTATAATAATCAAAAACCCAATAATAAAAGACAGGAGCGTGACGAGTAAGAACAAACCAACTGTCTGATTAGACGGGTCCAAGCAGAGAATAGTAATGCCGCCAACAATGCCGACAAATAAAAGTAAATTAATCATATGTCTCAGCGGCAGAATAATCGGCGCGCCGGACATCGTTCCTTGAAGCTTGGCAAAGGCGATAATGGAACCCGAAAATGTGATGGCACCAATCGCAACCCCAAGAGACATCTCCACCAGACTGGCAGTTTTAATATACCCGTCTGGCGCGATACCAAAGCTTTCCGGTGCCAGATAAGCAGCCCAAGCCACGAGAACAGCCGCAAGACCAACCAAAGAGTGGAAGGCCGCTACAAGTTGAGGCATCGCTGTCATGGATATGCGTCTGGCAATTATGCTGCCGATTACACCACCAATAACAATACCGGCAACAACCAGCTGAACAATTGACGGGTTGCTCATATCGATACTTGGATCAAGAAGTGTCGTGGCGACGGCGATGGTCATGCCGACAATACCGAAATAATTTCCTTGTCTGGAAGTTTCGGGAGAACTTAACCCCCTCAGGGCCATTATGAAAAATACGCCTGAGACGAGATATAAAATTGCAGAAATATTAGC
It contains:
- a CDS encoding NAD(P)(+) transhydrogenase (Re/Si-specific) subunit beta, with product MDANISAILYLVSGVFFIMALRGLSSPETSRQGNYFGIVGMTIAVATTLLDPSIDMSNPSIVQLVVAGIVIGGVIGSIIARRISMTAMPQLVAAFHSLVGLAAVLVAWAAYLAPESFGIAPDGYIKTASLVEMSLGVAIGAITFSGSIIAFAKLQGTMSGAPIILPLRHMINLLLFVGIVGGITILCLDPSNQTVGLFLLVTLLSFIIGFLIIIPIGGADMPVVVSMLNSYSGWAAAGIGFTLNNMALIITGSLVGSSGAILSYIMCKGMNRSFISVILGGFGGDGGAAESGGQVEQRPVKQGSADDAAFIMKNASSVIIVPGYGMAVAQAQHALREMADALKAEGVKVTYAIHPVAGRMPGHMNVLLAEANVPYDEVYELEDINSEFAQADVAFVIGANDVTNPAAKTDPQSPIFGMPILEVERAGTVLFIKRGMGSGYAGVENELFFRDNTMMLFADAKKMVENIVKAM